Proteins encoded together in one Gammaproteobacteria bacterium window:
- a CDS encoding sulfurtransferase, which translates to MFDALVETEVLAAHLADPAWVVADCRSSITDPEEGPRRYAAGHIPGARHLHLERDLSGPLTPETGRHPLPDPAQLAEVFGRAGIGAGTQVVAYDDAGGAYAARLWWLLRWLGHTEAAVLNGGWQQWLKEERPVSTEPPRVEARRFDLHEPRRDMWLSTDEVLEMVRDRKRGLLDVRGPKRFRGEEEPIDPVAGHVPGAANLAFAGNVAEDGRFHCPAVLRQRFETVLAGTKPEQVVCMCGSGVTACQGLLAMEVAGLKGGRLYAGSWSEWIRDAGRPVAREADGV; encoded by the coding sequence ATGTTCGACGCGCTGGTGGAGACCGAGGTCCTGGCCGCGCACCTGGCTGATCCGGCCTGGGTGGTGGCGGACTGCCGCTCGTCCATCACCGACCCGGAGGAGGGGCCGCGCCGCTATGCCGCCGGCCACATCCCCGGCGCGCGCCATCTGCACCTGGAACGCGATCTCTCGGGTCCGCTGACGCCAGAGACGGGACGCCATCCCCTGCCGGACCCGGCCCAGCTCGCCGAGGTGTTCGGACGCGCCGGCATCGGTGCTGGCACCCAGGTGGTGGCTTACGACGATGCGGGCGGCGCCTATGCGGCGCGCCTGTGGTGGTTGCTACGCTGGCTCGGGCATACCGAAGCGGCCGTGCTTAACGGCGGCTGGCAGCAATGGCTCAAGGAGGAACGGCCGGTGAGTACCGAACCGCCCCGCGTCGAAGCGCGCCGCTTCGACCTGCACGAGCCGCGCCGCGACATGTGGCTGAGTACCGACGAGGTGCTGGAGATGGTACGCGACCGCAAGCGCGGCCTGCTGGACGTGCGCGGACCCAAGCGTTTCCGCGGCGAGGAGGAACCCATCGACCCGGTGGCGGGGCACGTGCCGGGGGCGGCGAACCTGGCGTTCGCCGGTAACGTGGCGGAGGACGGGCGCTTCCACTGTCCTGCAGTGCTGCGCCAGCGTTTCGAGACCGTGCTGGCCGGCACCAAGCCCGAGCAGGTGGTGTGCATGTGCGGCTCCGGTGTCACCGCCTGCCAGGGGCTGCTGGCCATGGAGGTGGCGGGACTCAAGGGAGGGCGGCTCTATGCCGGTTCCTGGAGCGAATGGATCCGTGACGCCGGCCGGCCGGTGGCGCGGGAGGCCGACGGCGTCTGA
- a CDS encoding SprT family zinc-dependent metalloprotease: protein MMQSHLAYHWRRSPRAKSLQVHITPWNGIEVVIPRHVSRERARAFVLRHRQWIRDTWQRMREQIVDADLTLPTVLELRGIDEHWEVRYRSRGGNRARVTARGGVLTVHYDGHDERAARQALRRWLMERARGHFGSYLPRLCHSTGFSFKKLQIRGQTSRWGSCSSSGTLSLNYKLLFLEPELVRYLVIHELAHTKHLDHSPRFWKLVEEFEPRCRELDQELGESWRDVPAWVEIA from the coding sequence ATGATGCAGAGCCATCTCGCCTACCATTGGCGGCGCAGCCCGCGGGCCAAGTCGCTGCAGGTGCACATCACGCCCTGGAACGGGATCGAAGTGGTGATCCCCCGGCATGTGAGTCGCGAGCGCGCCCGCGCCTTCGTGCTGCGGCACCGGCAGTGGATCCGCGACACATGGCAGCGCATGCGCGAGCAGATCGTGGACGCGGACCTCACGCTGCCCACGGTCCTGGAGTTGCGCGGCATCGATGAGCACTGGGAGGTGCGTTACCGCAGCCGCGGCGGCAACCGCGCCCGCGTCACCGCCCGCGGCGGCGTGCTCACCGTGCACTACGACGGGCATGACGAGCGCGCCGCGCGCCAGGCGCTGCGCCGCTGGCTCATGGAGCGCGCCCGCGGGCATTTCGGCAGTTATCTGCCGCGGCTCTGCCACAGCACCGGCTTCAGCTTCAAGAAGCTGCAGATCCGCGGCCAAACCAGCCGCTGGGGCAGCTGCTCCTCCAGCGGCACCCTCAGCCTCAACTACAAGCTCCTGTTCCTGGAGCCTGAGTTGGTGCGCTACCTCGTCATCCACGAACTCGCGCATACCAAGCACCTCGATCACTCGCCCCGCTTCTGGAAGCTGGTGGAGGAGTTCGAGCCCAGGTGTCGCGAGCTCGACCAGGAGCTGGGCGAGTCCTGGCGCGACGTACCCGCCTGGGTCGAGATCGCCTGA
- a CDS encoding VWA domain-containing protein, producing the protein MKSAARLMGVLGLWLALVLPASAAQDVVLVLDNSGSMRANDPNRLAGQAVTSFVDGLKGDVRLSIIQFANSPKVLMPLTPLDEGTRIQAQAAVQQLDYRGQWTDTGAALERALYELDSHGRADSLRCIVLMTDGYVDVGNASRDSDKIHWIVQSLIPEAVSRRVRIFGVAFTDQADYELLQQLAQKTGAGYYRAYQAGDLAGIYRQISDTLLSGKPVPQPADAGMAPAAPQQQPAAGSGGFSFNTPLTHMQQEEDDSRRLLLTVVVALVLLAVFGGGGFYVWKKGGLKNVLPKPQAPAGQPDGLQAVLYDISNPNDIKRYELGEKATVIGRVAGYDPEVQYVLAAEPTVGRCHALIERRGHSFWITDQGSINGTFVNGERVAGDHALKHGDIVAVHRHEFEFVLPELFESESTVLAAREEYGYAEKRQA; encoded by the coding sequence GTGAAGTCTGCAGCACGTCTCATGGGGGTATTGGGCCTGTGGCTGGCGCTGGTCCTGCCCGCGTCCGCAGCCCAGGACGTGGTGCTGGTGCTGGACAACTCCGGCAGCATGCGCGCGAATGACCCCAACCGGCTCGCCGGCCAGGCGGTCACCAGCTTCGTGGACGGCCTCAAGGGCGACGTCCGCCTCTCCATCATCCAGTTCGCCAACAGCCCCAAGGTCCTGATGCCGCTCACGCCGCTGGACGAGGGTACCCGCATCCAGGCGCAGGCCGCGGTGCAGCAGCTCGACTACCGGGGCCAATGGACCGACACCGGCGCCGCCCTGGAGCGCGCGCTCTACGAGCTGGACAGCCACGGCCGTGCCGACTCGCTGCGCTGCATCGTGCTCATGACCGACGGCTACGTGGACGTGGGCAACGCTTCCCGCGACAGCGACAAGATCCACTGGATCGTGCAGTCGCTGATCCCGGAGGCCGTATCCAGGCGGGTGCGCATCTTCGGCGTGGCCTTCACCGACCAGGCCGACTACGAGCTCCTGCAGCAGCTGGCGCAGAAGACCGGCGCAGGCTACTACCGCGCTTACCAGGCGGGCGACCTAGCCGGCATCTACCGCCAGATCAGCGACACGCTGCTCTCCGGCAAGCCGGTGCCGCAGCCGGCCGACGCCGGGATGGCACCTGCCGCCCCGCAGCAGCAGCCCGCGGCAGGATCCGGGGGGTTCAGCTTCAACACGCCTCTCACCCACATGCAGCAGGAGGAGGACGATTCGCGCCGGCTTCTGCTCACGGTGGTGGTGGCACTGGTGTTGCTGGCGGTGTTCGGCGGCGGCGGGTTCTACGTCTGGAAGAAGGGCGGGCTTAAGAACGTGCTGCCCAAGCCGCAGGCGCCGGCGGGGCAGCCCGACGGCCTGCAGGCGGTGCTGTACGACATCAGCAACCCCAACGACATCAAGCGCTACGAGCTTGGCGAGAAGGCCACCGTCATCGGCCGCGTGGCCGGCTATGACCCGGAGGTGCAGTACGTGCTGGCGGCCGAGCCCACCGTGGGCCGCTGCCACGCGCTCATCGAACGGCGCGGTCATTCCTTCTGGATCACCGACCAGGGCAGCATCAACGGCACCTTCGTCAACGGCGAGCGGGTGGCCGGTGACCATGCCCTCAAGCACGGCGACATCGTCGCAGTGCACCGCCATGAGTTCGAGTTCGTGCTGCCGGAACTGTTCGAGTCAGAGTCCACGGTGCTGGCGGCGCGCGAAGAATACGGTTACGCGGAGAAGCGGCAAGCCTAG
- a CDS encoding ABC transporter ATP-binding protein encodes MPAILEVRDLVKRYPGVTAVDGIRFAVEGGECFGLLGPNGAGKTTTVEMMEGIISPSAGEVLYRGMPVDAHFRQEVGIQFQSTALQDFLTVRETLQMFRSLYNRGLDVDELVRMCTLQEYVDRDARKLSGGQRQRLLLALALVNDPEVLFLDEPTTGLDPQARRNFWDLIRAIKSRNKTVILTTHYMEEAFLLCDRIAIMDHGHIIAEGPPATLLAKHFHDVILQLPKQDFPAAAAQLGLDVHDAGESVEIQTADVDATLQKLMEGKVPLARLRIRERTLEDLFLELTGKELRA; translated from the coding sequence ATGCCCGCCATCCTCGAAGTCCGTGATCTCGTGAAGCGCTACCCCGGCGTGACCGCCGTGGACGGCATCCGCTTCGCGGTGGAGGGGGGCGAGTGCTTCGGCCTGCTGGGGCCCAACGGCGCCGGCAAGACCACCACCGTGGAGATGATGGAGGGCATCATCTCTCCCAGCGCCGGTGAGGTGCTGTACCGGGGCATGCCAGTCGACGCGCACTTCCGCCAGGAGGTGGGCATCCAGTTCCAGTCCACCGCGCTGCAGGACTTCCTCACGGTGCGCGAGACGCTGCAGATGTTCCGCAGCCTCTACAACCGCGGCCTGGACGTGGACGAACTGGTGCGCATGTGCACCCTGCAGGAATACGTGGACCGGGACGCGCGCAAGCTCTCCGGCGGGCAGCGCCAGCGCCTGCTGCTGGCCCTCGCCCTGGTCAATGACCCCGAAGTGCTGTTCCTGGACGAGCCCACCACCGGCCTCGACCCCCAGGCGCGCCGCAACTTCTGGGACCTGATCCGCGCCATCAAGTCCCGCAACAAGACCGTGATCCTCACCACCCACTACATGGAAGAGGCGTTCCTGCTCTGCGACCGCATCGCGATCATGGACCATGGCCACATCATCGCCGAGGGCCCGCCCGCCACGCTCTTGGCCAAGCACTTCCACGACGTCATCCTGCAGCTGCCTAAGCAGGACTTCCCCGCTGCCGCGGCCCAGCTGGGACTGGACGTGCATGACGCCGGCGAGAGCGTGGAGATACAGACCGCCGACGTGGACGCCACCCTGCAGAAGCTGATGGAAGGCAAGGTGCCGCTGGCGCGCCTACGCATCCGCGAACGCACCCTCGAGGACCTGTTCCTCGAGCTCACCGGAAAGGAACTGCGGGCATGA
- a CDS encoding ABC transporter permease: MTHRFLAILKARNLEFLRDRAALGWNIVLPVLIVIGMWFIFSGGQKPLFKVAVLNGGVPIEQIDEAFLKTRYVDFYPVADERQAESKVAHNQIDMLLDPRDPKAPRYWVNETSPKGYVLEKILAGETDVRYTRATVTGRAINYVDWLIPGVLGMNMMFSCLFGVGYVIVRYRKNGFLKRLNATPLMAFEFIAAQVSSRLLLIMSITLAVFIGTHLLIDFYMAGSYWLLLLDAVLGAACMISLGLLVAARVASEEFAGGLLNLASWPMMFLSGVWFSLEGAPWWIQDFSSIFPLTQMLIGARKIMLDGAGVAEIWPQLVSMGAMTALFLGLGSFGFKWKNE; encoded by the coding sequence ATGACGCACCGCTTCCTCGCGATCCTGAAGGCCCGCAACCTCGAGTTCCTGCGCGACCGTGCCGCGCTCGGCTGGAACATCGTGCTGCCGGTGCTGATCGTGATCGGCATGTGGTTCATCTTCTCGGGCGGCCAGAAGCCGCTGTTCAAGGTGGCAGTGCTGAACGGCGGCGTGCCCATCGAGCAGATCGACGAAGCCTTCCTCAAGACCCGCTACGTGGATTTCTACCCGGTCGCCGACGAGCGGCAGGCCGAGTCCAAGGTCGCCCACAACCAGATCGACATGCTGCTGGATCCGCGGGACCCCAAGGCGCCGCGCTACTGGGTGAACGAGACCTCGCCCAAGGGCTACGTGCTGGAGAAGATCCTGGCGGGCGAGACGGACGTGCGCTACACCCGCGCCACCGTGACCGGCAGGGCCATCAACTACGTGGACTGGCTCATCCCCGGCGTGCTGGGCATGAACATGATGTTCTCCTGCCTGTTCGGCGTGGGCTACGTGATCGTGCGCTACCGCAAGAACGGCTTCCTGAAGCGCCTCAACGCCACGCCGCTCATGGCCTTCGAGTTCATCGCCGCCCAGGTCTCGTCGCGGCTGCTGCTCATCATGAGCATCACCCTGGCGGTGTTCATCGGCACGCACCTCCTGATCGACTTCTACATGGCCGGCAGCTACTGGCTGCTGCTCCTGGACGCGGTGCTGGGGGCGGCGTGCATGATCTCCCTCGGCCTGCTGGTGGCGGCACGGGTAGCGAGCGAGGAGTTCGCCGGCGGCCTGCTCAACCTCGCCTCCTGGCCCATGATGTTCCTCTCGGGCGTATGGTTCTCCCTGGAAGGCGCGCCCTGGTGGATACAGGACTTCTCCAGCATCTTCCCCCTCACGCAGATGCTGATCGGCGCCCGCAAGATCATGCTGGACGGCGCCGGCGTCGCCGAGATCTGGCCGCAGCTCGTCTCCATGGGCGCCATGACCGCCCTGTTCCTGGGCCTGGGTTCCTTCGGCTTCAAGTGGAAGAATGAGTGA
- a CDS encoding M90 family metallopeptidase — MLSFFDRWRERRILKRHPIAEADWRTALKRSAPLARLDASDQARLRVMATLLLHDKSIEPVRGLELASADRAWLAALACLPVLKLGLRWYREWHSIVVYPDAFVPEREHVDEAGVVHRHRTPLSGEAWEQGPVILAWEEVAGAGATPGHNVVIHEMAHKLDMLNGDANGFPPLHARMSRRIWVQVLGGAFRQLEQRVDAGYPPPLDPYGLESPGEFFAVASEAFFETPRRLRNFSPELYQQLALFYRQRPLPE; from the coding sequence ATGCTGTCCTTCTTCGACCGCTGGCGTGAACGGCGCATCCTGAAGCGCCACCCCATAGCCGAAGCGGACTGGCGCACGGCTCTCAAGCGATCCGCGCCTCTGGCGCGCCTCGATGCTTCCGATCAGGCCCGCCTGCGGGTGATGGCGACCCTGCTCCTGCACGACAAGAGCATCGAGCCGGTGCGGGGCTTGGAACTGGCCTCCGCCGATCGCGCCTGGCTCGCCGCCCTCGCCTGCCTGCCTGTGCTCAAGCTCGGGTTGCGCTGGTACCGGGAATGGCATTCCATCGTGGTCTACCCCGATGCCTTCGTGCCGGAGCGCGAGCACGTGGATGAGGCCGGCGTGGTGCACCGGCACCGCACGCCCCTGTCGGGAGAAGCCTGGGAACAGGGTCCGGTGATCCTGGCCTGGGAAGAAGTGGCGGGGGCCGGCGCGACGCCGGGCCACAACGTCGTGATCCACGAGATGGCCCACAAGCTGGACATGCTGAACGGCGACGCCAACGGCTTCCCGCCGCTGCATGCGCGCATGAGCCGGCGCATCTGGGTACAGGTCCTGGGCGGCGCCTTCCGCCAACTCGAGCAGCGCGTGGATGCGGGATACCCGCCGCCGTTGGACCCCTACGGCCTCGAGAGTCCCGGCGAGTTCTTCGCCGTGGCGAGCGAAGCCTTCTTCGAGACACCGCGCAGGCTCAGGAACTTCTCACCCGAGCTCTACCAGCAGCTCGCCCTCTTCTACCGGCAGCGTCCGCTGCCGGAATGA
- a CDS encoding ABC transporter permease, translating into MRWLHQLYTVCVLNLGNLKARLDSSLVAVIGFTGVIMVFVAVFAIRDGFNATLRGSGSPDVAVVLRGGAGAEINSVLGDKDAKVVAGAPGIRSGEAGPLASEELLVQLSLQKTDTGLDANVPFRGVSGTAFQVHDKVRLTAGRSFQPGLNEVIVGLHASHEYKGLSLGGVIQSGPYTWHIVGFFDDGGVYSSEVWGDLTVMQAAYNRGSSMESVYVKLASPGDFQQFKDYLTTNPQLNVSVDRETDFYAEQSKNMNAFITGIGAFIAFLMGIGAVFGAVNTMYNSVSSRAAEIATLRALGFGRSPVLLSVLVEGMLLGLAGGVVGGVLAYFLFNGIETSTMGSNFAQLAFSFRVTPGLLMEGAVYALLMGLLGGLLPAARAVRMPIATSLRQL; encoded by the coding sequence ATGCGCTGGCTGCATCAGCTCTACACCGTCTGCGTGCTCAACCTCGGCAACCTCAAGGCGCGCCTGGATTCCTCCCTGGTGGCGGTGATCGGCTTCACGGGCGTCATCATGGTGTTCGTCGCAGTGTTCGCCATCCGGGACGGGTTCAATGCCACGCTGCGCGGTTCCGGCTCGCCGGACGTGGCGGTGGTGCTGCGTGGCGGCGCAGGCGCCGAGATCAACAGCGTGTTAGGCGACAAGGATGCCAAGGTGGTGGCCGGCGCGCCCGGCATCCGCAGCGGCGAGGCGGGTCCCCTGGCCTCGGAGGAACTCCTGGTGCAGCTCAGCCTGCAGAAGACGGACACCGGCCTCGACGCGAACGTGCCGTTCCGCGGGGTCAGCGGCACGGCATTCCAGGTGCACGACAAGGTGCGCCTCACCGCCGGCCGCAGCTTCCAGCCGGGCCTCAACGAGGTCATCGTGGGCCTGCACGCGTCGCACGAGTACAAGGGCCTGAGCCTGGGCGGCGTGATCCAGTCCGGACCCTACACGTGGCACATCGTAGGCTTCTTCGACGACGGCGGCGTGTACTCCTCGGAGGTGTGGGGCGACCTCACGGTGATGCAGGCGGCCTACAACCGCGGCAGCTCCATGGAGTCGGTGTACGTGAAGCTGGCCTCGCCCGGCGACTTCCAGCAGTTCAAGGACTACCTCACCACCAATCCCCAGCTCAACGTGAGCGTGGACCGGGAGACGGATTTCTACGCGGAGCAGTCCAAGAACATGAACGCGTTCATCACCGGCATCGGCGCCTTCATCGCGTTCCTGATGGGCATCGGGGCGGTGTTCGGCGCGGTGAACACCATGTACAACTCGGTGTCGAGCCGTGCCGCCGAGATAGCGACGCTGCGGGCCCTCGGGTTCGGCCGCTCGCCAGTGCTGCTGTCGGTGCTGGTGGAGGGCATGCTGCTGGGCCTCGCCGGCGGCGTGGTGGGCGGCGTGCTGGCCTATTTCCTCTTCAACGGCATCGAGACCAGCACCATGGGTTCCAACTTCGCGCAGCTCGCGTTCTCGTTCCGGGTCACGCCGGGCCTGCTGATGGAAGGTGCGGTCTATGCACTGCTCATGGGTCTGCTGGGTGGGCTCTTGCCGGCTGCACGTGCCGTCAGGATGCCTATAGCTACGAGCCTTCGTCAGCTTTGA
- a CDS encoding ABC transporter permease, with translation MKYLPLIWANLMRRKVRTVFTLLSVFIAFMLFAVLGAVDQAFTGGVELAGADRLMVMNKTGLINSMPVNYVDRIAKVPGVAAVTLQDWVGAYYQDPRQPITGFAVDAPSFLEVHSDMQLPPGQAQAWLADRTGVIVGQILAKRYGWKAGDHFPLRSNIWRDKDGKSTWDVTVDGVYSGGQEDLLLMHYKYLDEARAFRNNQANMFVLKVADPARSGAIARDVDQLFANSAAESKTQTEKAFLQSFAAMLGNIGKIVTGIVSAVLFSMLLVTANTMAQSIRERVSELAVLKALGFSRRGVGLMVLGESLLVTVLGGALGLFLGSGFASGIGSKLPFLQNFHTPPAGIALGILLMLLLGLLAGLLPAVQAMRLQVATALRRA, from the coding sequence GTGAAATACCTTCCTCTCATCTGGGCGAACCTGATGCGGCGCAAGGTGCGCACGGTGTTCACGCTGCTGTCGGTGTTCATCGCCTTCATGCTGTTCGCGGTGCTGGGCGCCGTGGACCAGGCTTTCACCGGCGGCGTGGAGCTGGCCGGCGCCGACCGCCTCATGGTCATGAACAAGACCGGCCTCATCAACTCCATGCCCGTGAACTACGTCGACCGCATCGCCAAGGTGCCGGGTGTGGCGGCGGTGACGCTGCAGGACTGGGTCGGCGCCTACTACCAGGACCCGCGCCAGCCCATCACCGGCTTCGCGGTGGACGCGCCGAGCTTTCTGGAGGTGCATTCGGACATGCAGCTTCCGCCGGGCCAGGCCCAGGCCTGGCTCGCGGACCGCACGGGCGTGATCGTGGGCCAGATCCTCGCCAAGCGCTACGGCTGGAAGGCCGGCGACCATTTCCCGCTGCGTTCCAACATCTGGCGCGACAAGGACGGCAAGAGCACGTGGGACGTGACCGTGGACGGCGTCTACAGCGGCGGCCAGGAAGACCTCCTGCTGATGCATTACAAGTACCTGGATGAGGCCCGCGCGTTCCGCAACAACCAGGCCAACATGTTCGTGCTCAAGGTGGCGGACCCCGCGCGCTCCGGCGCCATCGCCCGGGACGTGGACCAGCTGTTCGCGAACTCCGCCGCCGAGAGCAAGACCCAGACCGAGAAGGCCTTCCTGCAGAGCTTCGCCGCCATGCTGGGCAACATCGGCAAGATCGTCACCGGCATCGTGAGCGCGGTGCTGTTCAGCATGCTGCTGGTCACCGCCAACACCATGGCCCAGTCCATCCGCGAGCGGGTGAGCGAGCTCGCGGTGCTGAAAGCCCTGGGCTTCAGCCGCCGCGGCGTGGGCCTGATGGTGCTGGGCGAGTCGCTGCTGGTGACGGTGCTGGGCGGCGCGCTCGGCCTGTTCCTGGGTTCCGGCTTCGCCAGCGGTATCGGCTCCAAGCTGCCGTTCCTGCAGAACTTCCACACGCCGCCCGCCGGCATCGCGCTCGGCATCCTGCTGATGCTGCTGCTCGGCCTGCTGGCGGGCCTGCTGCCCGCGGTGCAGGCCATGCGCCTGCAGGTGGCCACCGCCCTGAGGAGGGCCTGA
- a CDS encoding ABC transporter ATP-binding protein, giving the protein MSRPNPVPRADAGTPLVELQGITKEYPRGGETVHVLQDLTLSIPRGDFLALMGPSGSGKTTLLNLLGGIDRPTSGSLKVEGTDIASFGESELARWRARNVGFVFQLYHLLPVLSAERNVELPLLLTGLSASDRKRRVQAAMQLTNIADRAKHRPSELSGGQEQRVGIARAIVADPLLLLCDEPTGDLDRKSGDEILDLLQALNREQGKTIVMVTHDPHAAARARRILYMNKGKLAAEPEK; this is encoded by the coding sequence ATGAGCAGGCCCAATCCCGTCCCGCGTGCCGACGCCGGCACACCGTTGGTGGAGCTGCAGGGCATCACCAAGGAATACCCGCGCGGCGGCGAGACCGTACACGTGCTGCAGGACCTCACCCTCAGCATCCCGCGGGGTGACTTCCTCGCGCTCATGGGCCCCTCAGGTTCAGGCAAGACCACGCTGCTGAACCTGCTGGGCGGTATCGACCGGCCCACCTCCGGCAGCCTCAAGGTGGAAGGCACCGACATCGCCAGCTTTGGCGAGTCGGAACTCGCGCGCTGGCGCGCCCGCAACGTGGGATTCGTCTTCCAGCTCTACCACCTGCTGCCGGTGCTCTCCGCCGAGCGCAACGTGGAGCTGCCGCTCCTGCTGACGGGGCTTTCGGCTTCCGACCGCAAGCGGCGCGTGCAGGCTGCCATGCAGCTCACCAACATCGCCGACCGCGCCAAGCATAGGCCCTCGGAACTCTCCGGCGGCCAGGAGCAGCGCGTGGGCATCGCCCGTGCCATCGTGGCGGACCCGCTGCTGTTGCTCTGCGACGAGCCCACCGGCGACCTGGACCGCAAATCCGGCGACGAGATCCTGGACCTCCTGCAGGCGCTCAACCGCGAGCAGGGCAAGACCATCGTGATGGTCACCCACGACCCGCACGCCGCCGCCCGCGCGCGCCGCATCCTCTACATGAACAAGGGCAAGCTGGCCGCGGAGCCCGAGAAGTGA
- a CDS encoding efflux RND transporter periplasmic adaptor subunit, translating to MPLDRDALDALRMDRGADDAALKRRSRPLLAGAALLLLTVTALVAWLLFKPTYISVQTASARVVQDSPAAGAGARLLNASGYVVPRLQAVVSSKVTGKVSEVHVEEGMHVKAGQVLARLDDATARDQVNVAKSQFAAARALAVQTEVEHANAERDLARTRTLYARHLVSQADMDAATTREASLQASLDSARQQASVAENSLALDQQFLDDTVIRAPFAGVVVSKDAQPGEMISPNSAGGGNTRTGIATVVDMSSLEIEVDVNEAYIGRVHGGQKVDAVLDAYPDWHIPSHVVSIIPTADRDKATVKVRVGFDQLDPRILPQMAIQVWFLGEGSGEASAPAARVQVPQAAVHKDGATPYVFIYADGRVERRAIKLGAATGSDVEVLAGVAGEEKVITASEKPLADGMRVRENNNP from the coding sequence ATGCCACTGGACCGGGATGCCTTGGATGCCCTGCGCATGGACCGCGGCGCCGACGACGCGGCCCTGAAGCGCCGCAGCCGTCCGCTGCTGGCCGGCGCCGCGCTGCTGCTCCTGACGGTCACAGCCCTGGTGGCCTGGCTGCTGTTCAAGCCCACCTATATATCAGTGCAGACCGCCTCCGCCCGCGTGGTGCAGGACAGCCCTGCCGCGGGGGCAGGTGCTCGCCTGCTCAATGCCTCCGGTTACGTGGTGCCGCGCCTGCAGGCGGTGGTCTCCTCCAAAGTCACCGGCAAGGTGAGCGAAGTGCACGTGGAGGAGGGCATGCACGTGAAGGCAGGCCAGGTGCTGGCGCGCCTGGACGATGCCACCGCCCGCGACCAGGTGAACGTGGCCAAGAGCCAGTTCGCCGCCGCCCGTGCGCTCGCGGTGCAGACCGAGGTGGAGCACGCCAATGCCGAGCGCGACCTCGCCCGCACCCGCACGCTCTATGCCCGCCACCTGGTGAGCCAGGCCGACATGGACGCCGCGACTACCCGTGAGGCGAGCCTGCAGGCTTCCCTGGACAGCGCGCGCCAGCAGGCCAGCGTGGCCGAAAACAGCCTGGCACTGGACCAGCAGTTCCTGGATGACACCGTGATCCGCGCGCCCTTCGCCGGCGTGGTGGTGTCGAAGGATGCGCAGCCCGGCGAGATGATCTCCCCGAACTCCGCCGGCGGCGGCAACACCCGCACCGGCATCGCCACCGTGGTGGACATGAGCTCTCTCGAGATCGAGGTGGACGTGAACGAGGCCTACATCGGCCGCGTCCACGGCGGGCAGAAGGTGGACGCGGTGCTGGACGCCTATCCGGACTGGCACATCCCGTCACACGTTGTGAGCATCATCCCCACCGCAGACCGCGACAAGGCCACCGTGAAGGTGCGCGTGGGCTTCGACCAACTCGACCCGCGCATCCTGCCGCAGATGGCGATCCAGGTGTGGTTCCTGGGCGAGGGGAGCGGCGAGGCTTCCGCGCCGGCCGCGCGCGTGCAGGTCCCGCAGGCCGCGGTGCACAAGGACGGCGCCACCCCCTACGTCTTCATCTACGCCGATGGCCGCGTGGAGCGCCGTGCCATCAAGCTCGGCGCCGCCACGGGTTCGGACGTGGAAGTCCTGGCGGGCGTGGCTGGCGAGGAGAAGGTGATCACCGCTTCCGAGAAGCCGCTCGCCGACGGCATGCGTGTGCGCGAGAACAACAACCCTTGA
- a CDS encoding TatD family hydrolase: MTDVMPSALVDIGANLTHDSFDADRTEVIARAQTAGVERFVVTGSDAAHSRKALELSAAWPGILYATAGVHPHHAKDCTPGTRDELRELHRHKEVVAVGECGLDYFRNFSPPERQREVFGMQLELAAECGKPVFLHQRDAHDDFMRIFTDHRPRLSKAVVHCFTGDAAELKDYLALDCHIGITGWICDERRGLHLRECVGLIPADRLMLETDAPYLIPRDLKPRPASNRNEPMYLPHIARVVAACLSKDVAQLVAETARNSEAFFGLG, encoded by the coding sequence ATGACAGATGTCATGCCCTCCGCGCTGGTGGACATCGGCGCCAACCTCACCCACGACAGCTTCGACGCGGACCGGACCGAGGTCATCGCGCGGGCACAGACCGCCGGCGTGGAGCGTTTCGTGGTCACCGGCAGCGACGCGGCCCATAGCCGCAAGGCGCTGGAGCTCAGCGCCGCATGGCCTGGAATCCTCTACGCCACCGCCGGCGTGCACCCGCACCATGCCAAGGACTGCACTCCGGGCACCCGCGACGAACTCCGGGAACTGCACCGGCACAAGGAGGTGGTAGCGGTCGGTGAATGCGGCCTGGACTATTTCCGCAACTTCTCACCGCCGGAGAGACAGCGGGAGGTGTTCGGCATGCAGCTCGAGCTCGCCGCCGAGTGCGGCAAGCCCGTGTTCCTGCACCAGCGGGACGCCCATGACGACTTCATGCGCATATTCACCGACCACCGGCCACGGCTGTCGAAGGCCGTGGTGCACTGCTTCACCGGCGACGCGGCGGAGCTCAAGGACTACCTGGCGCTGGACTGCCACATCGGCATCACCGGCTGGATCTGCGACGAGCGCCGCGGCCTGCACCTGCGGGAATGCGTCGGGCTCATCCCCGCCGACAGGCTCATGCTTGAGACCGATGCACCCTACCTCATCCCGCGGGACTTGAAGCCGCGGCCTGCCTCCAACCGCAACGAGCCCATGTACCTGCCCCATATCGCGCGCGTAGTGGCCGCGTGCCTCAGCAAGGACGTCGCGCAGCTGGTCGCAGAGACCGCGCGCAACTCGGAAGCTTTCTTCGGCCTGGGGTAA